Below is a genomic region from Triticum dicoccoides isolate Atlit2015 ecotype Zavitan chromosome 5A, WEW_v2.0, whole genome shotgun sequence.
GGCGATCGTCCGGACGAAGCACGCGGAGGCGCCGACGGAGAGCGCCGCGAACACCGGCGGCACGATGATGTCGGCGCAGGTCCGGCCGGCCATCCTCGCCGGCACGCAGACgtggtcgccgccgccgtcgagcgGCACGCGCACCGACCCGGCCGCGCACCCGCCGCTGGCCAGCGCCCACAGGAACGCGGCCTCCGGCGCGAACGACGCCACCGACACGGCCAGCGCCAGCGCGCCGGCCCACGCCGCGGCGTGGCGCGCCGCCGGGCCccagcacggccaccaccaccgctcCCCGGCCCCCACCAGCAGCGCCCCCACGAGCGGATGCATCGGTCGAGGGAGGGCTCGAGATCGCTCGCTCGGCTCGACCTTGATTTTCTTGGCCACCCTGCAGAGGATCGAGTCGGGTTTGAGTTTGAGACGCCGCGCAACTGGCGTTGCGAGTTGCGAGCCGGCCGTGCGGCGCGCGGGGTGGTGGTTATGTACGCAGAGCGGAGGCGAGTGAAGCAGCTGCGTCGCGCGTCGTGGGGGACGGAGGAGGGGCAGATAGAATGGAGAGGTTATACGTTACGCGTACGTGGCCGTTGAGCAGGTGAGCGGAGAAAGGAAGAGGGGCCGTGGGGTTTCTAAACCGGCCTTGTTGAAACGAGAGGTCGGTCCAGGGAGACGTGTTGGGTGCGTAATTGCCCTGCGCCCGGGCTATCTTTAGTGTCGTGTTTTCCTTTTTTCTTGATCGAGCGGGTTGAAATCATGGACTAAGATGTGGACCGTTGATGTACCATCGAAAATTAAGATGTTACACCCTCAAcacaaaaaataataattaaaatgttaTTGTGGCCGCCCTCTCATAAGTCCACCCGACTTCTGATCCACCCGACTTCTGATCTTCTTAACCATCGCCATATAGGCGCCAGTTCAACTTGTGGGATCTGTTGAAACACTGAGTCATGGCGGCATTCCTTCATCGAATGCAACCTCACCAGATCTATATGGGCCCAAGACCAAGACTTGGTCGAAGTTGTGATGAGCATCACAGAATCAGATGCCAAAAGATTCATCTTCAGCCTCATGAACTCGTTCCCCCACTCTGACTTTGTAACGGTGCTGGTAACACTATGAGCAATATGACACGCACAAGGCAAGGCAATGCATGAAAATGTCTTTCAAAGCCCGGCTTCTACCCATCATTTTCTCATAAGGTATATGAAAGAGCTCGAGGAATGTAAGCCAAAAGAGTCTCACTAAAATCCTCAGTCGGTCATGCGACACAGTATAAGATGGATTTCTCCACCAATCGGTACAACAAAGATCAAAGTCGATGGGGCAGTTCCTCGGAATTCTCTTCAAGGCTCCTATAGCGCGCTATGTAGAAATGTTGCAGGGTTGTAGGTGCTTCTGCAATCAAGTGCTCACGggtgatgtctaccacacaaccttcttcctgtagacgttgttgggcctctaagtgcagaggtttgtaggacagtagcaaatttcccttaaatggatgacctaaggtttatcaatccgtggaaggcgtaggatgaagatgatctctctcaagcaaccctgcaaccaaataacaaaaagtctcttgtgtccccaacacacccaatacaatggtaaattgtataggtgcactagttcggcgaagagatggtgatacaagtgcaatatggatggtaaatataggtttttgtaatctaaaaatataaaaacagcaaggtaactaatgataaaagtgagcacaaacggtattgcaatgagttgaaacaaggcctagggttcatactttcgctagtgcaaattctctcaacaatagtaacataattggataatataactatccctcaacatgcaacaaagagtcactccaaagtcactaatagcggagaacaaacaaagagattatggtagggtacgaaaccacctcaaagttatcgtttctgatcgatctattcaagagtccgtagtaaaa
It encodes:
- the LOC119299902 gene encoding uncharacterized protein LOC119299902, which translates into the protein MHPLVGALLVGAGERWWWPCWGPAARHAAAWAGALALAVSVASFAPEAAFLWALASGGCAAGSVRVPLDGGGDHVCVPARMAGRTCADIIVPPVFAALSVGASACFVRTIAIGRRHGY